The Christiangramia forsetii KT0803 DNA segment CTTCAAAATTACCGGTAAGACCTACTACCGATGTTGCCAAGGAGGCACTTTTCAATATTCTGAATAATTACTACCATATTCCAGAGCTTAGCATTGTAGATCTTTTTTCCGGAACCGGGAACATCGCTTACGAATTTGGAGCAAGGGGTGCTGAAAATATTACTGCTGTTGATGCCAACTTCGACTGTGTGAAATTTATTAAAAAGACTTCAGCTGAACTTGCACTCCCCATTATCACTATTAAAAGTGATGTTTTTAAATATTTGGAGAAAGCCCCGGTAAAAGCAGATATTATATTTGCAGATCCTCCTTACAATTTTGAAGATGAAAAATTCGCTAAAATTACTGAGTTAGTTTTTAAGCATGATATGTTGCATGAAGACGGACAATTGATTATTGAACATTCTAAACACACCGATCTTTCAAAACTTGAAAATTTCAAGGAAAGTCGTAAATATGGAAGTTCCGTTTTTAGTTTCTTTGAATAATTACTTATCTTCAACTATGACCAAATCTACAAAGACATTAGAGCTTAGCTTTACCAGGCTGGATTTTTACGATTCCATAGTTATCTCCACGGTAAAAGAAGATGTACTTTTCGAAAAAGAACATATTAGTGAATTGAGGTCCATTTGTGCTAAACACTTTAACGAAGGTAAATTTATATATATCGCAAACAGGAAGCACAATTATAACGTGAATCCTATTATCTATATAGATTTAATAAAGACTAATACTTTACAAGGAGTTGGCGTTATTAGTGAAAATATAGATAAACTTAAAACTGCTAATTTTGAAAAGCAG contains these protein-coding regions:
- a CDS encoding RsmD family RNA methyltransferase — its product is MRIISGTHKGRRITAPSKLPVRPTTDVAKEALFNILNNYYHIPELSIVDLFSGTGNIAYEFGARGAENITAVDANFDCVKFIKKTSAELALPIITIKSDVFKYLEKAPVKADIIFADPPYNFEDEKFAKITELVFKHDMLHEDGQLIIEHSKHTDLSKLENFKESRKYGSSVFSFFE